From the genome of Papaver somniferum cultivar HN1 chromosome 2, ASM357369v1, whole genome shotgun sequence, one region includes:
- the LOC113352434 gene encoding uncharacterized protein LOC113352434, translating to MSVMNSEFRNDNDFIKDAMEQPVVTIDETPKKAPKRIAKKPVSKEKSGFFCLSQATVVGSSSTPVDSFNHDYWVDEVNNTAAGDNTDAGDKTDAGDKANAGDKTDTGDKTDAGDKANAGDKTDTGDKTDAGDNSDGDDEDNVVLENTTVDECHPIEDPNAPPIFDSDEENDIDYEDIVKTYKVGDESSDSSSSEEDNEEVSNDDKNNDKDNDGPEVNDDKYSKPKLDYQKWKEMFNMHSDEEEEPLFPVEEEVTPVDPTKMEVKYAFNNKSAYKKHLRGYCVKHNYQYTVYKSDKTRLRVRCRFREEYGCNWFVNASIKRHEPTFIVRKVNLEHTCVADPKSFNRSADPEFVKDVVHEKLKQTAGALIPKPKHIARDFFVTHNINIPYICAWKARNLLLEDLFGNYEDSYKDVPIFCAMVAHTNPGSVAKYTYGKRDKTFMSMTISFAAPMRGFQKACRGVIGLDACHLTGKRGGVLMAATAIDGQNSLVPLGIKVAKSETKESWTGFLKDLAPAINAHHAGRITFISDRQKGLLESVPKVFPGARVRYCFRHLYKNFKKYHKAPTLHNLLWNACKAYKVRHFQEHFDNICKESPAAGEYLRKEDPSTWSRAYFDPISCCEHMNNNFSESFNSMSSNMRDKPIIQLGMMYGQLVMGLLFKRREESAKWNQNDLVPAAVKLINKMLDLVGKFDTEGSVVGQVYLVTNVSTKKIFTVNIVDKQCTCLQWQLRGFPCQHAVCALKLLRPNWKDYCAPYYSVEYYRTIYADAVNPLEDISEWNWEDKASMDINLKPPPYQRKTGRPAKKRKRSYDEPETVVKKRKCGKCGSTAGHNKRTCAGGDVGKNPTGFMPSTEYDAANCTFTSRDHPESSSARGKAKVNKSRGTSSFVGESTGPKNFGRAPTEPSTHGSTQDVLNFSQNFTGIGSVSQHIPVTKGKQSKAKKK from the exons ATGAGTGTAATGAATTCAGAATTTAGGAATGACAATGACTTCATTAAGGATGCAATGGAACAACCAGTAGTAACAATTGATGAGACTCCTAAGAAGgcacctaagaggattgctaagaAGCCAGTTTCAAAGGAAAAGTCA GGTTTTTTTTGCCTAAGTCAAGCCACTGTTGTTGGTTCTAGCAGTACACCAGTTGATAGCTTTAATCATGATTACTGGGTTGATGAAGTAAACAACACTGCtgcaggggataacactgatgcaggggataagactgatgcaggggataaggctaatgcaggggataagactgatacaggggataagactgatgcaggggataaggctaatgcaggggataagactgatacaggggataagactgatgcaggggacaatagtgatggtgatgatgaggacaatgtggTGCTAGAGAACACTACTGTAGATGAATGTCACCCCATTGAAGACCCAAATGCTCCACCAAtctttgacagtgatgaagaaaatgatattgattatgaagaTATTGTCAAGACATACAAAGTTGGAGATGAAAGCAGTGATTCAAGCAGTAGTGAAGAAGACAATGAAGAAG TTTCTAATGATGACAAGAATAATGATAAGGATAATGATGGTCCTGAAGTAAATGATGATAAATATTCCAAACCAAAGCTTGATTACCAGAAGTGGAAAGAAATGTTCAATATgcacagtgatgaagaagaagaaccattaTTCCCTGTAGAAGAAGAGGTGACTCCTGTTGATCCTACTAAGATGGAGGTAAAGTATGCTTTTAATAACAAGAGTGCTTATAAGAAACATCTTAGGGGTTACTGTGTAAAACATAATTATCAGTATACGGTCTATAAGAGTGACAAAACAAGATTAAGAGTGAGATGTAGGTTTAGGGAAGAGTATGGCTGTAACTGGTTTGTAAATGCTAGCATAAAAAGGCATGAGCCTACTTTTATTGTTAGGAAGGTTAATCTAGAACACACTTGTGTTGCGGATCCAAAGAGTTTTAACAGATCCGCGGATCCTGAGTTCGTAAAAGATGTGGTACATGAGAAGTTAAAGCAGACAGCTGGGGCCTTAATTCCAAAGCCTAAACACATTGCAAGAGACTTTTTTGTAACTCATAACATCAATATACCTTATATTTGTGCATGGAAGGCTAGAAATCTTCTTTTAGAAGATCTGTTTGGTAATTATGAAGACAGCTACAAGGATGTACCCATCTTTTGTGCAATGGTGGCTCATACTAATCCAGGGTCTGTTGCTAAATACACTTATGGGAAAAGAG ATAAGACATTCATGAGCATGACTATTTCATTTGCTGCACCAATGAGAGGATTTCAGAAAGCTTGCAGGGGAGTCATAGGTTTAGATGCATGCCATCTAACTGGAAAGCGTGGTGGTGTTCTAATGGCTGCAACAGCAATTGATGGTCAGAATTCTCTGGTGCCTTTAGGCATTAAGGTGGCTAAGAGTGAAACCAAGGAGAGCTGGACTGGGTTCCTCAAGGATTTGGCTCCAGCAATCAATGCACATCATGCTGGCAGAATTACCTTTATTTCTGATAGGCAAAAAGGGTTGTTGGAATCTGTTCCAAAGGTTTTCCCTGGTGCAAGAGTTAGATATTGCTTCAGGCACTTGTACAAGAACTTCAAGAAGTACCACAAGGCACCAACCTTGCACAACTTATTGTGGAATGCATGCAAAGCTTACAAAGTGAGGCATTTTCAG GAGCACTTTGACAACATATGCAAAGAAAGTCCGGCTGCTGGTGAATATCTTAGGAAAGAAGATCCAAGTACTTGGTCTAGGGCTTATTTTGATCCCATTAGCTGTTGTGAGCATATGAATAACAATTTCTCAGAATCATTTAATTCTATGAGTTCTAATATGAGAGATAAACCAATAATCCAACTAGGCATGATGTATGGTCAGTTAGTAATGGGTTTGTTATTTAAGAGAAGGGAAGAATCTGCTAAGTGGAATCAAAATGATTTGGTCCCTGCTGCTGTTAAGTTGATAAATAAGATGCTTGACTTGGTTGGGAAGTTTGATACAGAAGGAAGTGTGGTTGGACAGGTTTATTTGGTAACTAATGTGTCTACCAAGAAAATTTTCACAGTGAACATTGTAGACAAACAATGCACTTGTTTGCAATGGCAGCTAAGGGGATTCCCTTGTCAACATGCTGTATGTGCATTGAAACTGCTCAGGCCAAACTGGAAAGA TTATTGTGCTCCTTACTactctgtggaatattataggaccaTATATGCAGATGCTGTAAATCCACTAGAAGACATAAGTGAATGGAACTGGGAAGATAAG GCATCCATGGACATCAACTTAAAGCCTCCTCCTTATCAAAGAAAAACTGGAAGACCagcaaagaagaggaagaggagctaTGATGAACCTGAAACTGTGGTGAAGAAAAGGAAATGTGGAAAGTGTGGATCTACTGCTGGTCATAATAAGAGAACCTgtgctggtggtgatgttggtaaaaACCCAACTGGATTCATGCCAAGCACCGAGTATGATGCTGCAAACTGCACCTTCACTAGTAGAGATCATCCTGAAAGTAGCAGTGCAAGGGGTAAAGCAAAGGTGAACAAATCCAGAGGTACATCTTCATTTGTTGGTGAGTCAACAGGACCTAAAAACTTTGGAAGAGCACCAACAGAACCTAGCACCCATGGATCTACACAAGATGTTCTGAATTTCAGTCAGAACTTTACTGGTATTGGATCTGTTAGTCAACATATTCCTGTCACAAAGGGAAAGCAAAGCAAGGctaagaagaagtag